From Schizosaccharomyces pombe strain 972h- genome assembly, chromosome: II, the proteins below share one genomic window:
- the mrpl44 gene encoding mitochondrial 54S ribosomal protein mL53 yields MIFGYINKLSILNVNPFSKASQSAKLLLAVASKETSNSLYGLNLITSLASKDTNSKPSVEVVYKDGKKLTVDPTKMNIGRLTELIDDYSKTLKFKEMMQK; encoded by the exons atGATATTTGGGtacattaataaattgtCAATTTTGAATGTGAACCCGTTTTCCAAAGCTAGTCAATCTGCGAAACTTTTGCTAGCAGTTGCCAGTAAAGAAACCAGCAACTCTCTTTATGGACTTAATCTCATTACCAGTCTTGCATCAAAGGATACCAATTCAAAACCATCTGTTGAAGTTGTATACA aGGATGGAAAAAAGTTGACTGTTGATCCgacaaaaatgaatattggTAGGCTAACTGAATTAATTGACGATTACAGTAAAACGCTTAAATTTAAGGAAATGATGCAAAAATAa
- the cnp3 gene encoding centromere protein, which yields MTMNETSAIPARQRENQFFEIGVVGRKTGFTVPRDVKKGDDGFEDMDAYFLSDGSIHLDEDNGDIEQDMPPVTRLQPTSPMAVNAASDEASHASSSDSSDKNPDIPSSPLLMNSRALRASRGSSGPLIVPIDHSAFQAEDEGTADKTKVDGNKLSIQPRKANRIVDFSRIKASPDRKKFEPRRSTELPSKIPSSTPKDDNVQESPAFPDENITALQKNVANFTSIKDSGGRDNLYIQTISKPRRSYVQNNKSEQTIKPSKQNKQKEEKKTISQGNKPNSRDEDSELSIDVPLSMLNRSLANNSQKNKKRTPNKPLQESSINSVKEGESNPVVKRKRGRPRKNKLEIGNSVQTSEATQVKGAKKPAIRNAKKMSNEKDDSLNSQSDSASGEFIKTIARNNLQEIKQVEREDTLVGVRRSKRTRIAPLAFWKNERVVYELHRDENRIPALPEVKQIIRVDDPSPSIRQGRKKRHAKRSGVEIKSNLEAKSNDVEEYDAFYKDEINCEVLSWNEQNPKASEERVVGYSLPSVNLQQISNQQLKFASLFKEEPSFAAGVVEMPAGAEKPVKPSKHNIMSFCILQGKIEVTVNATTFRMKKDGVFIVPRGNYYSIKNIGKEAVRLYYTHATDTLENKRRGIGDFPNER from the exons ATGACGATGAATGAAACGTCTGCTATTCCGGCAAGACAACGAGAGAAtcagttttttgaaattggtGTCGTAGGCAG AAAAACAGGATTCACAGTTCCCAGAGACGTTAAAAAAGGCGATGATGGATTCGAGGATATGGATGCTTATTTTCTTTCCGACGGTTCCATCCATTTGGACGAAGATAATGGAGACATTGAGCAGGATATGCCGCCAGTAACAAGACTTCAACCTACGTCTCCAATGGCAGTCAATGCTGCTTCTGATGAAGCTTCTCATGCCTCATCTTCTGACTCTAGTGATAAAAACCCGGATATTCCTTCTTCACCATTGTTGATGAATTCGAGAGCTCTTCGGGCTAGCCGTGGTTCGTCTGGTCCTTTAATTG TACCTATAGATCACTCAGCTTTTCAAGCGGAAGATGAAGGAACCGCTGATAAGACGAAAGTCGATGGCAACAAATTATCAATTCAGCcaagaaaagcaaatcGAATTGTCGATTTTTCTAGGATAAAAGCATCTCcagatagaaaaaaattcgaacCTCGAAGAAGTACCGAACTTCCTTCCAAAATACCATCCTCTACGCCCAAGGATGATAACGTTCAAGAATCGCCTGCATTCCCCgatgaaaatattactgctttacaaaaaaatgtagCGAATTTTACTAGTATCAAGGATAGTGGTGGTCGCGATAATCTTTATATACAAACCATTTCAAAACCCCGTAGAAGTTATgttcaaaataataagtCAGAACAGACGATTAAGCCTTCTAAACAGAATAAGcaaaaagaggaaaagaaaacaatatcCCAGGGCAACAAACCAAATTCTAGAGATGAAGATTCCGAACTTTCTATCGATGTCCCGCTTTCTATGCTTAATCGAAGCCTAGCAAACAATTCTCAAAAGAATAAGAAAAGAACACCTAATAAACCTTTACAAGAATCAAGCATAAATTCTGTTAAAGAAGGGGAGTCAAATCCAGTAGTCAAGAGAAAACGTGGTCGACCTCGTAAGAACAAATTAGAAATCGGCAATTCTGTTCAAACTAGTGAGGCTACACAAGTTAAAGGCGCAAAGAAACCTGCAATTAGAAACGCGAAGAAGATGTCCAACGAGAAGGATGACTCATTGAATTCACAATCAGATTCAGCTTCTGgagaatttattaaaacaattgctCGAAATAATTTACAGGAAATTAAACAGGTCGAACGTGAAGATACACTAGTTGGTGTCCGAAGGTCGAAACGTACACGAATAGCACCACTAGCATTTTGGAAGAATGAGCGTGTTGTATATGAATTACATAGAGATGAAAATCGAATTCCAGCACTACCGGAAGTAAAGCAGATAATCCGAGTTGACGATCCATCACCTTCAATTCGTCAAGGTCGCAAGAAAAGGCATGCAAAGCGCTCAGGAgttgaaataaaaagtaactTGGAAGCAAAATCGAATGATGTTGAAGAATATGATGCTTTTTACAAAGACGAAATAAACTGTGAAGTTCTATCTTGGAATGAACAAAACCCAAAAGCCTCTGAAGAACGAGTAGTCGGCTATTCATTGCCTTCTGTAAATCTCCAGCAAATCTCTAATCAACAACTAAAATTTGCCAGCTTGTTCAAGGAGGAGCCATCTTTTGCTGCTGGCGTCGTTGAAATGCCAGCAGGAGCAGAAAAACCAGTGAAGCCTTCGAAACACAACATAATGTCTTTTTGTATACTACAGGGAAAGATCGAGGTCACAGTAAATGCAACCACTTTTcgaatgaaaaaagatgGAGTATTTATTGTTCCAAGGG GGAATTATTACagcataaaaaatatcgGCAAAGAAGCTGTTCGACTTTATTATACCCATGCGACCGACACcttggaaaataaaagaaggGGAATAGGGGATTTTCCAAACGAACGATGA